A region of Longimicrobium sp. DNA encodes the following proteins:
- a CDS encoding alpha/beta hydrolase: protein MADRDENQEKARRERRRERGLDAAGGEKPSRGRLGQAGRAAGLTAAAALAAYGVFLVGAGRSRQRPVTELPNALGMRLEYVPWGDVHYAFYSREGEGRPLVFVHSINAVASAHEMRPLVRALARGDRPIFALEWVGFGHSDRPEIMYTPDVLEDQLEHFLERVVRPAGGADVIGLSLGATYAAEVARRRPDLVRSLVALEPAGLGDDPAEVGRLRSKLAFMLPGVQRALYERLTTPDRIFEFARDQLFTPDFGVPDEFVEYAVETARVEGAARPLDDVVNGRLFVKEAMETYLRLRQPILVVHGTAESRRTVQMKRLPELEERPNVTVVGLPTGPLPHWERAAEVAERVRRFYVERLGDAEPAQA, encoded by the coding sequence ATGGCGGATCGCGACGAGAACCAAGAGAAAGCGCGCCGGGAACGGCGGCGGGAACGTGGCCTGGATGCGGCGGGCGGCGAGAAGCCCTCGCGCGGCCGGCTGGGCCAGGCGGGGCGTGCCGCGGGGCTGACCGCCGCGGCGGCTCTGGCGGCGTACGGCGTCTTCCTGGTGGGCGCGGGAAGGTCGCGCCAGCGCCCCGTGACCGAGCTCCCCAACGCGCTGGGGATGCGGCTGGAGTACGTGCCCTGGGGCGACGTGCACTACGCCTTCTACAGCCGCGAGGGGGAGGGGAGGCCGCTGGTCTTCGTGCACTCCATCAACGCGGTCGCCTCGGCGCACGAGATGCGGCCCCTGGTCCGCGCGCTGGCCCGCGGCGACCGGCCGATCTTCGCGCTGGAGTGGGTGGGCTTCGGCCACAGTGACCGCCCGGAGATCATGTACACGCCGGACGTGCTGGAAGACCAGCTGGAGCACTTCCTGGAGCGCGTGGTGCGCCCCGCCGGCGGCGCGGACGTGATCGGCCTGTCGCTGGGCGCCACCTACGCCGCCGAGGTCGCCCGCCGCCGCCCTGACCTGGTGCGGTCGCTGGTCGCCCTGGAGCCCGCCGGCCTGGGCGACGATCCGGCCGAGGTGGGGCGCCTGCGGTCGAAGCTGGCCTTCATGCTCCCCGGCGTGCAGCGCGCCCTCTACGAGCGCCTCACCACGCCGGACCGCATCTTCGAGTTCGCGCGCGACCAGCTCTTCACCCCCGACTTCGGGGTGCCGGACGAGTTCGTGGAATACGCGGTGGAGACGGCGCGGGTGGAGGGCGCCGCCCGGCCGCTGGACGACGTGGTGAACGGCCGCCTCTTCGTAAAGGAGGCGATGGAAACGTACCTGCGCCTCCGCCAGCCGATCCTGGTGGTGCACGGCACCGCCGAGAGCCGCCGCACGGTGCAGATGAAGCGCCTCCCGGAGCTGGAGGAGCGTCCGAACGTGACGGTGGTCGGGCTGCCCACGGGGCCGCTCCCGCACTGGGAGCGCGCCGCCGAGGTGGCCGAGCGCGTCCGCCGCTTCTACGTGGAGCGGCTGGGCGACGCGGAGCCGGCCCAGGCCTGA
- a CDS encoding NADH-quinone oxidoreductase subunit N: protein MFADLFRSLGRPDVLDLARQSHYFWALLPEIVLALGAMGVLMVDVFQKGSRSEPSRPNVAWLTLATLALTAVANLALVDVADRSDVGMVALDNFRMITNFIYLGSAALSIFLSMGYLDRRGINRGEFHVLVLFATLGMMLMGGARDLMLLFVGLEVMSVAIYVLVGFDRLDPRSSEGSLKYFLLGAFSSAFFLYGLALVWGTVGTTNLRGIGQAVIGGAAPFGGIFLAGMALTMVGFAFKVAAMPFHMWTPDAYDGAPTPITALMSTGVKAAAFAAFIRMFVIGFGGAADVWREPVFWLAVITMFGANLIALTEGSVKRMLAYSSIAHAGYLLVALLAVSPGGVAAFLFYLVVYTIMTVGAFGIVIANSRENGEERVALEDWAGFASQKPLMAGLFSIFLLSLAGFPLTAGFLGKLYILRAAVEARLAPVAVLLVLASLISYFYYLRVIVVMYMRPARSGDDHRHAWLPGPTRWAVTLAGVAVILLFFLGSKPMGWAMKGANSLWNPVPGATVAEVQPGTQTSLR from the coding sequence ATGTTCGCTGACCTTTTCCGGTCGCTCGGGCGTCCGGACGTGCTGGACCTGGCCCGCCAGTCGCACTACTTCTGGGCGCTGCTCCCGGAGATCGTGCTGGCGCTGGGCGCCATGGGCGTGCTGATGGTGGACGTCTTCCAGAAGGGGAGCCGGTCGGAGCCGTCGCGCCCCAACGTGGCCTGGCTTACGCTGGCCACGCTGGCGCTGACGGCGGTGGCCAACCTGGCGCTGGTGGACGTGGCCGACCGATCGGACGTGGGGATGGTGGCGCTGGACAACTTCCGGATGATCACCAACTTCATCTACCTGGGGTCGGCGGCGCTCTCCATCTTCCTCTCCATGGGCTACCTGGACCGGCGCGGCATCAACCGCGGCGAGTTCCACGTGCTGGTGCTGTTCGCCACCCTGGGGATGATGCTGATGGGCGGCGCGCGCGACCTGATGCTCCTCTTCGTGGGGCTCGAGGTGATGTCGGTGGCCATCTACGTGCTGGTGGGCTTCGACCGGCTGGACCCGCGCTCGTCCGAGGGGTCGCTCAAGTACTTCCTGCTCGGCGCCTTCTCCAGCGCCTTCTTTTTGTACGGCCTGGCGCTGGTGTGGGGGACGGTGGGCACCACGAACCTGCGCGGGATCGGGCAGGCGGTGATCGGCGGGGCGGCTCCATTCGGCGGGATCTTCCTTGCCGGGATGGCGCTGACGATGGTGGGCTTCGCCTTCAAGGTGGCCGCCATGCCCTTCCACATGTGGACGCCGGACGCGTACGATGGCGCGCCCACCCCGATCACGGCGCTGATGTCGACGGGCGTGAAGGCGGCGGCTTTCGCGGCCTTCATCCGCATGTTCGTGATCGGCTTCGGCGGCGCGGCGGACGTGTGGCGCGAGCCGGTGTTCTGGCTGGCGGTCATCACCATGTTCGGCGCCAACCTGATCGCGCTCACCGAGGGGAGCGTCAAGCGGATGCTCGCCTACTCGTCGATCGCGCACGCCGGCTACCTGCTGGTCGCGCTGCTGGCCGTGTCGCCGGGCGGGGTGGCGGCGTTCCTGTTCTACCTCGTCGTCTACACCATCATGACGGTGGGGGCGTTCGGCATCGTGATCGCCAACTCGCGCGAGAACGGCGAGGAGCGGGTGGCGCTGGAGGACTGGGCGGGCTTCGCGTCGCAGAAGCCGCTGATGGCGGGGCTCTTCTCCATCTTCCTCCTCTCGCTGGCCGGCTTCCCGCTCACGGCGGGGTTCCTGGGGAAGCTGTACATCCTGCGCGCGGCGGTGGAGGCGCGGCTGGCCCCGGTGGCGGTGCTCCTGGTGCTGGCGTCGCTGATCTCGTACTTCTACTACCTGCGCGTGATCGTGGTGATGTACATGCGCCCCGCGCGCTCGGGCGACGACCACCGCCACGCCTGGCTCCCCGGCCCCACCCGCTGGGCGGTGACGCTGGCGGGAGTGGCGGTGATCCTCCTCTTCTTCCTGGGCTCCAAGCCGATGGGTTGGGCGATGAAGGGGGCCAATTCGCTGTGGAACCCGGTGCCCGGCGCCACCGTGGCCGAGGTGCAGCCGGGGACGCAGACGTCGTTGCGGTAA
- a CDS encoding NADH-quinone oxidoreductase subunit M, which translates to MNDFYQSHWILTFLIVFPMLGALAAYLAGEGNAKRVALGAGLIEFAVSIPLFFTFNPVGSCRMSAAQARNGMGTWIDRVVPMSNCADFTWFREWGIHYRIGMDGISLFMVLLTTLLLPLMVLGSWTYIRDRERGFYASLLALTGGVVGVFVSLDLFLFYMFWEMVLIPMYFLIGIWGGKERIYAAVKFFLYTAVGSLLMLVAILYLFWRFNGSSGGMTPSFSYFDFLTLQLTGVEQTMLFLAFALAFAVKVPIFPFHTWLPHAHVQAPTAGSVVLAGVLLKMGTYGFIRFALPLFPDVADSGGVIKWAMVLGLAGIIYAALVAAVQPNAKKLVAYTSVAHLGFVILGIFAFNVQGMQGALLVMIGHGLSTPMLFFLLGMLYERRHSYEIADFGGLAASLPVFSIMLVFAAMTTIGLPGTSGFVGEFLVLLGAFRSQPWAALIGATGVIFASYYMLPMVQKTIFNALDRPANRHVPDLNRRELAILLPLVVLILWLGVYPKPFLDRMEPSAQRVLDQVEDSRMPQGFGAPVAVQP; encoded by the coding sequence ATGAACGATTTCTACCAGAGCCACTGGATCCTGACGTTCCTGATCGTCTTCCCCATGCTGGGCGCGCTGGCCGCGTACCTGGCCGGGGAGGGGAACGCGAAGCGGGTGGCCCTCGGGGCCGGGCTGATCGAGTTCGCGGTATCCATCCCGCTCTTCTTCACCTTCAATCCGGTCGGCTCGTGCCGGATGAGCGCGGCCCAAGCCCGCAACGGGATGGGGACGTGGATCGACCGCGTGGTGCCGATGAGCAACTGCGCGGACTTCACCTGGTTCCGGGAGTGGGGGATCCACTACCGGATCGGGATGGACGGCATCTCGCTCTTCATGGTGCTGCTCACCACCCTGCTGCTGCCGCTGATGGTGCTGGGGTCGTGGACGTACATCCGCGACCGCGAGCGCGGCTTCTACGCCTCGCTGCTGGCGCTGACCGGCGGGGTGGTGGGGGTGTTCGTGTCGCTGGACCTCTTCCTGTTCTACATGTTCTGGGAGATGGTGCTGATCCCCATGTACTTCCTCATCGGGATCTGGGGCGGCAAGGAGCGCATCTACGCGGCGGTCAAGTTCTTCCTCTACACGGCGGTCGGCTCGCTGCTGATGCTGGTGGCGATCCTGTACCTCTTCTGGCGCTTCAACGGCTCCAGCGGGGGGATGACGCCCAGCTTCTCGTACTTCGACTTCCTGACGCTGCAGCTCACCGGGGTGGAGCAGACGATGCTCTTCCTGGCGTTCGCGCTGGCGTTCGCGGTCAAGGTGCCGATCTTCCCCTTCCACACCTGGCTGCCGCACGCGCACGTGCAGGCGCCCACGGCGGGGTCGGTGGTGCTGGCGGGGGTGCTGCTCAAGATGGGGACGTACGGCTTCATCCGCTTCGCCCTGCCGCTTTTTCCGGACGTGGCGGACAGCGGTGGGGTGATCAAGTGGGCGATGGTGCTGGGGCTGGCGGGGATCATCTACGCCGCGCTGGTGGCGGCGGTGCAGCCCAACGCCAAGAAGCTGGTGGCGTACACCTCGGTGGCGCACCTGGGCTTCGTGATCCTGGGGATCTTCGCCTTCAACGTGCAGGGGATGCAGGGCGCGCTGCTGGTGATGATCGGCCACGGGCTCTCCACGCCGATGCTCTTCTTCCTGCTGGGGATGCTGTACGAGCGGCGCCACTCGTACGAGATCGCCGACTTCGGCGGGCTGGCGGCGTCGCTCCCGGTCTTCTCCATCATGCTGGTGTTCGCGGCCATGACCACCATCGGGCTTCCGGGCACGAGCGGCTTCGTGGGCGAGTTCCTGGTGCTGCTGGGCGCCTTCCGCAGCCAGCCGTGGGCCGCGCTGATCGGCGCCACCGGGGTGATCTTCGCGTCGTACTACATGCTGCCGATGGTGCAGAAGACCATCTTCAACGCGCTGGACCGGCCGGCCAACCGCCACGTGCCGGACCTCAACCGGCGCGAGCTGGCCATCCTCCTGCCGCTGGTGGTGCTGATCCTGTGGCTGGGGGTGTACCCGAAGCCGTTCCTGGACCGCATGGAGCCTTCCGCCCAGCGCGTTCTGGATCAGGTGGAAGACTCGCGGATGCCGCAGGGCTTCGGGGCCCCCGTCGCCGTCCAACCGTAG
- the nuoL gene encoding NADH-quinone oxidoreductase subunit L: MTILQEAAHAATQAGAEGAHGAAFHPVLPWAILALPLLGFVINGIVAIIAARRALPVLPPVGDPYWDAHHDEHAHAPAHQPALAMAGAAPSEQEGMDHGTRPSPVDAAHDVHPHGHDVHGHDAHGHDAHDDHGHAHGPKPWTHTLPSIVAPGVMLLAFALAVVNFLKMQGAHEFAATELFTWIPAGTLNVTAGLLLDPLSIVMTLIITGVGSLIHIFSVGYMKEDPGYPRYMAYLNLFVFFMLVLVLGSSYPLMFVGWEGVGLASYLLIGFWFSERANAAAGMKAFIANRVGDFGFLMAMFLLFAHLGTLDFAGVSAAAPKEFVYGGAVATLVCLFFFLGATGKSAQIPLYIWLPDAMAGPTPVSALIHAATMVTAGVYLVVRSSVLFTLAPAASLVVAIIGALTAIFAASIGLKQWDIKKVLAYSTVSQLGFMFAAVGMGAYVAGVFHLMTHAFFKACLFLGSGAVIHAMHAALHHTHNPADAQDMRNMGGLRKYLPVTFITMGIATLAIAGVPPFAGFFSKDEIIGAAWLGAEGASPLSRAELFGISGATWMGFIGGTLSIAAFMTAFYMGRLMIYTFFGRFRGGETEERHLHEGDWTLSLPLVVLAALSLLGGFLNVEEEVPIVGLFNFDGEGGALHRWLHPVIAGSEEVVRANLQNIPEAHHAAWPIILAIVIGLGGLATAFVLLGKKVLGNAETEPSYRNGMERTLYNKWWIDEFYDRAVLGPVRASARFLASFDRHVIDGLVDFAGRTSQALGLVFGRLQTGQTNTYAFVLVLGVLLLLGAFAL; this comes from the coding sequence GTGACGATCCTCCAAGAGGCCGCGCACGCGGCAACGCAGGCAGGCGCCGAGGGCGCGCACGGCGCCGCCTTCCACCCGGTCCTTCCCTGGGCGATCCTGGCGCTGCCGCTGCTCGGGTTCGTGATCAACGGCATCGTGGCGATCATCGCCGCGCGCCGCGCCCTTCCCGTGCTCCCCCCCGTGGGCGACCCGTACTGGGACGCGCACCACGACGAGCACGCCCACGCCCCCGCGCACCAGCCCGCCCTGGCGATGGCGGGCGCCGCGCCGAGCGAGCAGGAGGGGATGGACCACGGCACGCGCCCCAGCCCCGTGGACGCCGCGCACGACGTGCACCCGCACGGCCACGACGTGCACGGGCACGACGCACACGGGCATGACGCGCACGACGACCACGGGCACGCGCACGGCCCCAAGCCGTGGACGCACACCCTGCCGAGCATCGTTGCGCCGGGGGTGATGCTGCTGGCGTTCGCGCTGGCGGTGGTGAACTTCCTGAAGATGCAGGGCGCGCACGAGTTCGCCGCGACCGAGCTCTTCACCTGGATCCCCGCGGGCACGCTGAACGTCACGGCCGGGCTGCTGCTGGACCCGCTCTCCATCGTGATGACGCTGATCATCACGGGGGTGGGGTCGCTGATCCACATCTTCTCCGTCGGCTACATGAAGGAGGACCCCGGGTACCCGCGCTACATGGCGTACCTGAACCTCTTCGTCTTCTTCATGCTGGTGCTGGTGCTGGGGTCGTCGTATCCGCTGATGTTCGTGGGGTGGGAGGGGGTGGGGCTCGCGTCGTACCTGCTGATCGGCTTCTGGTTCAGCGAGCGCGCCAACGCCGCCGCCGGGATGAAGGCGTTCATCGCCAACCGCGTGGGCGACTTCGGCTTCCTGATGGCGATGTTCCTCCTTTTCGCGCACCTGGGGACGCTGGACTTCGCCGGGGTGTCGGCGGCGGCTCCAAAGGAATTCGTGTACGGCGGCGCCGTCGCCACGCTGGTCTGCCTCTTCTTCTTTTTGGGCGCCACCGGCAAGAGCGCGCAGATCCCGCTCTACATCTGGCTGCCGGACGCCATGGCCGGCCCCACGCCGGTCTCCGCGCTGATCCACGCGGCCACCATGGTGACGGCGGGCGTGTACCTGGTGGTGCGCTCCTCCGTGCTCTTTACGCTGGCGCCCGCGGCGTCGCTGGTGGTCGCCATCATCGGCGCGCTGACGGCGATATTCGCGGCCTCCATCGGCCTGAAGCAGTGGGACATCAAAAAGGTGCTGGCGTACTCCACCGTGTCGCAGCTCGGCTTCATGTTCGCGGCGGTGGGGATGGGCGCGTACGTGGCCGGCGTCTTCCACCTGATGACGCACGCCTTCTTCAAGGCGTGCCTCTTCCTGGGCTCGGGCGCGGTGATCCACGCCATGCACGCGGCGCTGCACCACACGCACAACCCGGCCGACGCGCAGGACATGCGCAACATGGGCGGGCTGCGGAAGTACCTGCCGGTCACCTTCATCACCATGGGGATCGCGACGCTGGCCATCGCCGGCGTGCCGCCCTTTGCGGGCTTCTTCTCCAAGGACGAGATCATCGGCGCCGCGTGGCTGGGCGCGGAGGGGGCATCGCCGCTGTCGCGCGCGGAGCTGTTCGGGATCTCGGGCGCCACCTGGATGGGCTTCATCGGCGGGACGCTCTCGATCGCGGCGTTCATGACTGCGTTCTACATGGGCCGCCTGATGATCTACACCTTCTTTGGCCGCTTCCGCGGCGGCGAGACGGAAGAGCGGCACCTGCACGAGGGCGACTGGACGCTGAGCCTGCCGCTGGTGGTGCTCGCCGCGCTCTCGCTGCTGGGCGGCTTCCTGAACGTGGAGGAAGAGGTGCCGATCGTCGGCCTCTTCAACTTCGACGGTGAGGGCGGGGCGCTGCACCGCTGGCTCCACCCGGTGATCGCCGGGTCCGAGGAGGTGGTGCGCGCCAACCTGCAGAACATCCCCGAGGCGCACCACGCGGCGTGGCCCATCATCCTGGCCATCGTCATCGGGCTGGGCGGGCTGGCGACGGCGTTCGTGCTGCTCGGCAAAAAGGTGCTGGGCAACGCGGAGACGGAGCCGTCGTACCGCAACGGAATGGAGCGCACGCTCTACAACAAGTGGTGGATCGACGAATTCTACGACCGCGCCGTGCTGGGGCCGGTGCGGGCGTCGGCGCGCTTCCTGGCGAGCTTCGACCGCCACGTGATCGACGGGCTGGTGGACTTCGCGGGGCGCACCTCGCAGGCACTCGGCCTCGTGTTCGGCAGGCTGCAGACGGGGCAGACCAACACCTACGCGTTCGTGCTCGTGCTGGGCGTGCTCCTTCTCCTCGGCGCCTTCGCGCTCTGA
- the nuoK gene encoding NADH-quinone oxidoreductase subunit NuoK has protein sequence MSEIPVEYPLILSALLFSVGVAGVVVRRNIIILFMCVELMLNAVNLAFVALSPFAGVQGQVFVFFVIAVAAAEAAVGLAIVIAAFRHRESVDVKNFSLLRW, from the coding sequence ATGTCCGAGATCCCGGTCGAGTACCCGCTCATCCTCAGCGCCCTCCTCTTCTCCGTGGGAGTGGCGGGGGTGGTGGTGCGGCGCAACATCATCATCCTGTTCATGTGCGTGGAGCTGATGCTCAACGCGGTGAACCTGGCGTTCGTGGCGCTCTCCCCCTTCGCGGGGGTGCAGGGCCAGGTGTTCGTCTTCTTCGTGATCGCCGTGGCGGCCGCCGAGGCCGCGGTCGGTCTGGCCATCGTCATCGCCGCCTTCCGTCACCGGGAGTCGGTGGACGTCAAGAACTTCAGCCTGCTCCGGTGGTAA
- a CDS encoding NADH-quinone oxidoreductase subunit J: MNQILFFFFAACAGGSALAMVTRRSPVASAVWLIGTFFSVAAIYTLLGAYFIGIIQILVYAGAIMVLFLFVIMLLNLGHNAEADMRGVPWQGAAVVVGLGVFGILTSVFVRGYRPPLGNEAGRAALDNAQAMNGTVGLIGMPLYQDFMIPLQATAILLLIACIGAVVLAKRKV, encoded by the coding sequence ATGAACCAGATCCTGTTCTTCTTCTTCGCCGCGTGCGCGGGCGGGTCGGCGCTGGCGATGGTGACGCGAAGGAGCCCCGTGGCCAGCGCCGTCTGGCTGATCGGGACGTTCTTCTCCGTCGCGGCCATCTACACCCTGCTGGGCGCCTACTTCATCGGGATCATCCAGATCCTGGTGTACGCGGGCGCCATCATGGTGCTCTTCCTCTTCGTGATCATGCTCCTGAACCTGGGGCACAACGCCGAGGCGGACATGCGCGGGGTGCCCTGGCAGGGGGCCGCGGTGGTGGTGGGGCTGGGGGTGTTCGGCATCCTCACCAGCGTCTTCGTGCGCGGCTACCGCCCGCCGCTGGGGAACGAGGCCGGGCGCGCCGCGCTGGACAACGCGCAGGCCATGAACGGCACCGTCGGGCTCATCGGCATGCCGCTCTACCAGGACTTCATGATCCCGCTGCAGGCCACGGCCATCCTCCTCCTGATCGCGTGCATCGGGGCGGTGGTCCTCGCCAAGCGCAAGGTGTAA
- a CDS encoding NADH-quinone oxidoreductase subunit I, which yields MAATVKVMRRPQGKSSYLRASLKGMALTFRHLVNNAGDRSTQTIQYPDVKKPLSPRWRGTHVMETHDDGRPKCVACGLCPTVCPANCITLVPGEDDQGNRFPIVYEIDEFRCIFCGMCQEVCPVEAIHVGNHYENGEYTRSNFVYDLDRLQKQTHPVTLLWDPSDPAGE from the coding sequence ATGGCCGCGACCGTAAAGGTGATGCGTCGCCCGCAGGGGAAGTCGAGCTACCTGCGAGCCTCGCTGAAGGGGATGGCGCTCACGTTCCGGCACCTCGTGAACAACGCCGGGGACCGGAGCACGCAGACCATCCAGTACCCCGACGTGAAGAAGCCCCTGTCGCCGCGGTGGCGGGGGACGCACGTGATGGAGACGCACGACGACGGGCGCCCCAAGTGCGTGGCGTGCGGCCTGTGCCCCACGGTCTGCCCCGCCAACTGCATCACGCTGGTGCCGGGCGAGGACGACCAGGGGAACCGCTTCCCCATCGTCTACGAGATCGACGAGTTCCGCTGCATCTTCTGCGGGATGTGCCAGGAGGTGTGCCCGGTGGAGGCGATCCACGTGGGCAACCACTACGAGAACGGCGAGTACACCCGCTCGAACTTCGTGTACGACCTGGACCGCCTGCAGAAGCAGACGCACCCCGTGACGCTGCTCTGGGACCCGTCGGACCCGGCAGGGGAATGA